A genome region from Maridesulfovibrio salexigens DSM 2638 includes the following:
- a CDS encoding DUF4198 domain-containing protein, whose protein sequence is MKMKVVFLNLLLAVAMAVPASAHFQMIYTPEIAKNKGAETDVKLVFTHPYEAGHTMKMGMPEEFFMLHQKGEEGKTKKYDLKKLLKPITWTSLTNSGEAYEAKLPKKIVRSMGDYTLVLVPAPYYEGEEDIYIQQITKTYMNVGGLPGNWAAPAGLKTEWIPLVKPYAMWTGMTFKAQLLSGGKPVPNADVEVEYMNHEPDMKNNAFKKEAKSEAPHDAFVTMGVKTDAQGYVTFTVPKAGWWGFCALGSGPDTEFKGKELSQDAVIWIKAVDM, encoded by the coding sequence ATGAAGATGAAGGTAGTTTTTCTCAACCTGTTGCTGGCGGTTGCCATGGCGGTTCCCGCTTCTGCGCACTTTCAGATGATTTACACCCCGGAAATTGCAAAAAACAAGGGTGCTGAAACTGATGTAAAGCTCGTTTTCACCCACCCCTACGAAGCAGGTCACACCATGAAAATGGGTATGCCTGAAGAATTCTTTATGCTGCACCAGAAGGGTGAAGAGGGTAAAACCAAAAAATATGATCTCAAAAAGCTGCTCAAACCCATCACTTGGACCAGCCTGACCAACTCCGGTGAAGCTTACGAAGCAAAGCTGCCCAAAAAGATTGTTCGTTCTATGGGTGACTACACTCTGGTTCTGGTTCCCGCTCCTTACTACGAAGGTGAGGAAGATATCTACATCCAGCAGATCACCAAGACTTACATGAACGTTGGCGGCCTGCCCGGTAACTGGGCTGCTCCTGCGGGTCTGAAGACCGAGTGGATTCCGCTTGTTAAGCCTTATGCAATGTGGACCGGCATGACCTTCAAGGCTCAGCTCCTTTCCGGTGGCAAGCCCGTTCCCAATGCTGATGTTGAAGTTGAGTACATGAACCACGAACCCGATATGAAGAACAATGCTTTCAAAAAAGAAGCAAAATCTGAAGCTCCTCACGACGCTTTTGTAACTATGGGTGTTAAGACTGATGCTCAGGGTTACGTAACCTTCACCGTTCCCAAAGCTGGATGGTGGGGATTCTGCGCACTGGGTTCCGGCCCTGACACTGAGTTCAAAGGTAAAGAACTCTCTCAGGATGCTGTAATCTGGATCAAAGCAGTAGATATGTAG
- the serB gene encoding phosphoserine phosphatase SerB produces the protein MPEIILIQISGEDKPGLTSALTGVLAGYGIDILDIGQSVIHSQLVLGILIRIPLEAESAPVLKDIMFKGYELGVNVKFKPIESDKYMDWVDAQGKPRHIATLVGHKLTGAHISRISEIIADNGLNIDMIHRLSGRIPMNGEPAPRHACVEFSIRGVPQDLDRMRSNFLEMAAEDQVDIALQEDNVFRRNRRLVAFDMDSTLIQAEVIDELAKAAGSGEIVSRITESAMRGEIDFKESLRQRLATLKGLDESVMEDIARKLPITEGAERLISNLKKFGYKTAIISGGFTYFGEKLQEKLGVDYVYANRLEIKDGKLTGGVIGDIVDGAKKAELLRKIAEKEKISLQQSIAVGDGANDLPMLSIAGLGIAFHAKPKVKQDARQSISHFGLDSILYLIGLRDRDTD, from the coding sequence ATGCCCGAAATAATTCTCATTCAAATCTCCGGCGAGGACAAACCCGGCCTGACTTCTGCTCTTACAGGGGTTCTGGCGGGCTACGGTATTGATATTCTGGATATCGGCCAGAGTGTAATTCACAGCCAGCTTGTACTCGGCATATTAATCCGCATCCCCCTTGAAGCGGAATCCGCGCCAGTGCTCAAAGACATCATGTTCAAAGGCTACGAACTGGGCGTAAACGTCAAGTTCAAACCTATCGAATCAGATAAGTACATGGACTGGGTCGATGCCCAAGGCAAGCCCAGACACATAGCCACACTCGTGGGTCACAAACTGACCGGAGCCCACATCTCTAGAATTTCTGAGATCATAGCCGACAACGGGTTGAACATTGATATGATCCATCGTCTGTCCGGTCGTATTCCCATGAACGGCGAACCTGCGCCGCGCCATGCCTGTGTTGAATTCTCCATCCGTGGAGTTCCTCAGGATCTGGACCGCATGCGCTCTAATTTTCTGGAAATGGCTGCCGAAGATCAGGTAGACATCGCCCTGCAGGAAGACAATGTTTTCCGCAGAAACAGACGACTTGTAGCTTTTGACATGGACTCCACCCTTATTCAGGCCGAAGTAATTGATGAACTGGCAAAGGCCGCCGGTTCCGGCGAAATTGTCAGCCGGATTACCGAATCAGCCATGCGTGGAGAAATCGATTTCAAAGAAAGCCTGCGCCAGCGTCTTGCAACCCTAAAAGGGCTTGATGAAAGCGTCATGGAAGATATCGCCCGCAAGCTGCCCATCACCGAAGGGGCCGAGCGTCTCATCTCCAACCTAAAAAAGTTCGGCTACAAGACCGCTATCATCTCCGGTGGATTCACCTATTTCGGAGAAAAGCTGCAGGAAAAGCTGGGTGTGGATTACGTCTACGCCAACCGCCTTGAAATCAAGGACGGCAAGCTGACCGGCGGTGTTATCGGAGACATTGTAGACGGAGCCAAGAAAGCTGAACTGCTGCGCAAGATCGCAGAAAAGGAAAAGATCAGCCTACAGCAATCCATTGCCGTTGGTGACGGAGCAAATGACCTGCCCATGCTCTCCATTGCCGGACTGGGGATTGCCTTCCATGCCAAGCCCAAGGTCAAGCAGGATGCCCGCCAGTCCATATCCCATTTCGGATTGGATTCCATATTGTATCTGATTGGACTACGCGACAGAGATACTGATTAA
- a CDS encoding sensor histidine kinase, with amino-acid sequence MSNEKKSADVSSYEPEGPLGEGFHLSTGPGPEKMLQIQRRIHEKMDDYKDYSFSATEKRALMIFFDLAQEFDSLEDFFAVCTAVPRSLFNIDCRLYLAMGPDDFVPVGRTESRAPVCSSVPLEKIFRAGHLFIPIRGNLELVDQLPFKPAGDVIGCFEFYKMDDLSDHQSLFFEKFVNRVGFQLHSKILRRKGQEHLEFVRNLVKDVGHNVIVPNMYFKLFYNRLRDRIENIRKLESDIEGKSIAKIRTDLDILYNGLVSQFNEIHSHYEQTSLFLETLLRRQHFEEGRYIVEKRPCNLLKQIIEPQLERYRSRFEDRGIRLDISMGGVPDREVRIVADVGLISQVYANLFSNAVKYTRDETMCDGRRDKFAAYGWDMVKDYFRNGWDGLKLNVYTTGPHIQEQDREMLFQPGFRSDNVGNEYGSGHGLFFVRQVVELHGGEVGYEPQDGGNNFYFVLPLREN; translated from the coding sequence ATGAGCAATGAAAAGAAAAGTGCAGATGTGTCTTCTTATGAACCAGAAGGCCCGCTTGGAGAAGGATTTCACCTTTCTACAGGCCCGGGTCCTGAGAAGATGTTGCAGATACAGCGGCGTATACATGAGAAAATGGATGACTATAAAGATTACAGCTTTTCTGCAACCGAAAAACGGGCTTTGATGATTTTTTTTGATCTTGCACAGGAGTTTGATTCTCTGGAAGATTTTTTTGCCGTCTGCACTGCGGTTCCGAGGTCGCTTTTTAATATTGATTGCAGGCTTTATCTTGCAATGGGACCGGATGACTTTGTACCTGTTGGGCGTACTGAAAGTCGTGCACCGGTATGTAGTTCAGTTCCCTTGGAAAAGATTTTCCGAGCCGGACATCTCTTTATCCCCATTCGAGGTAATCTGGAGTTGGTTGATCAATTGCCATTTAAGCCCGCCGGGGATGTGATCGGTTGCTTTGAGTTCTATAAGATGGACGATCTTTCAGATCACCAGTCATTGTTTTTTGAAAAATTCGTTAATCGGGTCGGTTTCCAGCTACATAGCAAGATCTTGCGGCGCAAGGGGCAGGAACACCTTGAATTCGTGCGTAATCTGGTCAAGGATGTCGGGCATAATGTCATAGTCCCAAACATGTATTTCAAGCTGTTTTACAATAGATTACGTGACCGTATTGAAAATATCCGCAAGCTGGAATCCGATATTGAAGGCAAAAGTATAGCTAAGATTCGCACTGATCTTGACATTTTATATAATGGACTGGTCAGCCAGTTCAACGAGATTCACAGCCATTACGAGCAGACCAGTCTTTTTCTGGAAACCCTGTTGCGCCGACAGCATTTTGAAGAAGGGCGCTATATTGTTGAAAAACGGCCTTGCAACCTGCTCAAGCAGATAATTGAGCCGCAACTTGAGCGTTATCGGTCCCGGTTTGAGGATCGCGGCATCAGGTTGGATATCAGCATGGGCGGTGTGCCGGATCGGGAAGTGCGCATTGTTGCCGATGTCGGGCTTATCTCACAAGTGTATGCCAACCTTTTTTCCAATGCAGTAAAATATACCCGCGATGAGACTATGTGCGACGGTCGCAGGGACAAATTCGCCGCATACGGTTGGGATATGGTCAAAGATTACTTTCGCAACGGCTGGGACGGATTGAAGTTGAATGTCTACACGACCGGTCCTCATATTCAGGAACAGGACCGGGAGATGCTTTTTCAGCCCGGTTTCCGTAGTGATAATGTGGGCAATGAGTATGGGTCCGGGCATGGCTTGTTCTTTGTTCGTCAGGTAGTGGAGTTGCACGGTGGAGAGGTTGGGTACGAGCCTCAGGATGGCGGTAATAATTTTTATTTTGTCCTTCCTCTTAGGGAAAATTAG
- a CDS encoding LexA family transcriptional regulator, whose amino-acid sequence MSKWFDESLERIKKATGTRTQVQLAEILNIRQSSISDAKRRSSIPAEWFIKLYRTHGLNPEWLSDGIEPVYLKPGKGKIAADQILSETTAQYGQVQSRGRIVPVSSMAGEDAGAEVWKPQQVSELSIPETYYRSSLVVLKAEGSSMEPSVRRDAFVGIDDSQKRLMAGDIYAIHVPYQGVVIRRVFFDPENSRFILRPDDSQHPEQYIPVENHEKHVVGRVVWVMQEL is encoded by the coding sequence GTGTCAAAGTGGTTTGATGAAAGCTTGGAAAGAATCAAGAAGGCTACCGGAACAAGAACCCAGGTTCAGCTTGCCGAAATTTTGAATATTCGACAGTCCAGCATCTCCGATGCCAAAAGAAGAAGCTCTATTCCTGCTGAATGGTTCATCAAGCTGTACAGGACCCACGGACTGAACCCTGAATGGCTTTCTGACGGAATTGAACCTGTCTACCTGAAGCCCGGAAAGGGTAAAATTGCCGCAGACCAGATTCTGAGCGAAACAACAGCGCAGTATGGGCAGGTACAGTCCAGAGGAAGAATTGTCCCCGTTTCATCTATGGCCGGTGAAGATGCGGGAGCTGAAGTATGGAAACCGCAACAGGTTTCAGAGCTTAGTATTCCTGAAACTTATTACCGCTCCTCTCTGGTTGTCCTTAAGGCGGAAGGCTCCTCAATGGAACCTTCGGTGCGCAGAGATGCATTTGTAGGAATTGACGATTCCCAGAAGCGACTCATGGCCGGTGATATCTACGCTATCCATGTGCCGTATCAGGGAGTGGTTATTCGCAGGGTCTTTTTTGATCCGGAAAATTCCCGTTTTATCCTGCGTCCTGATGATTCTCAGCACCCTGAACAGTACATCCCGGTTGAAAACCACGAAAAGCATGTGGTTGGACGGGTCGTCTGGGTCATGCAGGAATTATAG
- the panB gene encoding 3-methyl-2-oxobutanoate hydroxymethyltransferase produces MKKVTAPDITALKGQRKISMVTAYDYPSGQIVDAAEVDMILVGDSLGMVVLGYEDTLSVTMDDMLHHAAAVSRGAKRALIVGDLPFMAYQPSVQMAVENAGKFLSRTGARAVKLEGGFPFLEHVRAIIDSGIPVQGHIGLTPQHVARFGGFKAQGKNARSAAALVDEALALEAAGCFSIVLEAVPHEVAQEITARLSIPTIGIGAGPDTDGQVLVYHDILGLFDRFVPMFVKKFAQLRGESIDAVKRYIAEVSDGSFPAEGNFSRMDPEELKRFKSLLQDKV; encoded by the coding sequence ATGAAAAAAGTAACAGCTCCAGATATTACCGCCCTCAAGGGACAGCGTAAAATTTCCATGGTAACTGCCTATGACTATCCTTCCGGGCAGATTGTAGATGCTGCAGAAGTGGATATGATTCTTGTCGGTGATTCGCTGGGAATGGTCGTGCTTGGTTATGAAGATACTCTTTCTGTAACCATGGACGATATGCTGCACCATGCTGCGGCCGTTTCTCGCGGCGCCAAAAGAGCACTTATTGTCGGTGACCTTCCATTTATGGCTTACCAGCCGTCAGTGCAGATGGCGGTGGAGAATGCCGGGAAATTTCTAAGCCGGACAGGAGCTCGTGCCGTGAAGCTGGAAGGGGGATTCCCTTTTCTGGAGCATGTGCGTGCGATCATTGATTCTGGTATTCCTGTTCAGGGACATATCGGACTGACCCCGCAGCACGTCGCCCGTTTCGGTGGCTTTAAGGCGCAGGGAAAGAACGCCCGCTCAGCTGCAGCCCTTGTTGACGAGGCTCTTGCTCTTGAGGCCGCAGGCTGTTTTTCTATTGTTCTTGAGGCTGTTCCGCACGAAGTTGCTCAGGAGATAACCGCAAGGCTTTCCATTCCCACCATCGGTATAGGTGCTGGGCCGGACACGGATGGGCAAGTACTGGTCTACCATGACATTCTCGGTTTATTCGACCGCTTTGTACCTATGTTTGTTAAGAAATTCGCTCAGCTGCGCGGGGAAAGTATTGATGCTGTGAAGCGTTATATCGCAGAAGTCTCGGATGGCTCTTTTCCAGCAGAAGGCAACTTCAGTAGAATGGACCCTGAAGAATTGAAAAGGTTTAAAAGTTTATTACAGGATAAAGTTTAG
- a CDS encoding membrane protein, with protein MSLEILWNGLGWPLIRLLLFISLGLLVGNIVEGLRWTRAMGRLANPLIRAGRLKDISGASFALAFFSGVAANSMLSEAYEKGEINDRELVISNLFNSLPTYFLHMPTVFFIAAPFIGHVAFTYVGLTLLAAFVRTGAIVLWGRYSLPADGGCGDVAERLKGQESKSFREVLDKALKRLKRRLPKVVYLTIPIYTAFFFLRYYGVFTAFQNYLGEHLSFLSWLDPQVFGIIAFSLAAEFTAGLAAAGSLLGSGAIEPRGIVLALIVGNLLSTPVRALRHQLPYYAGIFRGKMALKLIVYNQGLRAASLVLVGSIYFVLTM; from the coding sequence TTGTCTCTCGAGATTCTCTGGAACGGGTTGGGTTGGCCCCTGATCCGGCTATTGTTATTTATCAGCCTCGGCCTTTTGGTCGGTAATATTGTTGAGGGACTGCGTTGGACCCGGGCTATGGGCAGATTGGCAAATCCGCTTATCCGGGCCGGACGGCTTAAAGATATCAGCGGGGCCAGCTTTGCTCTGGCTTTTTTTTCCGGCGTAGCCGCAAACTCCATGCTCTCCGAGGCATATGAGAAGGGTGAGATTAATGACCGTGAACTGGTCATTTCCAACCTGTTCAATAGCCTGCCGACCTATTTCCTGCACATGCCGACGGTCTTTTTTATTGCCGCTCCGTTTATTGGGCATGTCGCATTTACTTATGTGGGCCTGACTCTGCTCGCAGCTTTTGTGCGTACCGGAGCCATTGTGCTTTGGGGCCGTTATTCGCTGCCGGCAGACGGTGGATGCGGGGATGTTGCAGAGCGACTCAAAGGTCAGGAGTCAAAGTCCTTCCGTGAGGTTTTGGATAAGGCTCTCAAGCGCCTCAAGCGTAGATTACCCAAGGTTGTTTACCTGACAATCCCCATCTACACTGCCTTCTTTTTCCTGCGCTATTACGGGGTGTTCACTGCTTTTCAAAATTATCTAGGTGAGCATCTTTCCTTTCTTTCATGGCTTGATCCGCAGGTTTTCGGGATCATTGCTTTTAGCCTTGCAGCCGAATTCACTGCCGGACTTGCCGCAGCAGGTTCCTTGCTTGGAAGCGGGGCTATTGAGCCTCGGGGAATAGTACTGGCTCTTATTGTAGGTAATCTGCTTTCCACCCCGGTGCGTGCATTACGCCATCAACTCCCTTACTATGCGGGAATTTTTCGTGGCAAAATGGCATTAAAGCTCATTGTCTATAATCAGGGTTTGCGTGCTGCAAGCCTTGTATTGGTCGGTAGCATTTATTTTGTGCTGACAATGTAA
- a CDS encoding 3'-5' exonuclease → MQVPEQYKRKFTKDEINEMPLRQYEGPIKLIDREEDVPAAIEELSRCELLGFDTETRPVFRKGVSYPPSLIQLATEDCVFLLHLNHISLSDHIKEVLSSADIIKTGVAVINDVKELRDVSPFEGKGFVDLGDLARSLEMQTNGLRNLAANLLGFRISKGVQCSNWGRKELTPQQITYAATDAWVSREIYLKFQDLGVL, encoded by the coding sequence ATGCAAGTACCTGAACAATATAAAAGAAAATTTACCAAAGACGAAATTAACGAAATGCCCCTTCGACAGTACGAAGGGCCGATAAAACTGATTGACCGTGAAGAGGATGTCCCGGCTGCAATCGAAGAATTGAGCCGCTGTGAACTGCTCGGCTTTGATACCGAGACCCGTCCGGTCTTCCGCAAAGGGGTTTCCTACCCTCCTTCCCTGATCCAGCTGGCAACTGAAGACTGCGTTTTCCTGCTTCACCTTAATCATATTTCCCTTTCAGATCATATTAAGGAAGTTCTCTCCTCTGCCGATATAATCAAAACCGGAGTGGCGGTGATCAATGATGTCAAAGAATTGCGCGATGTTTCACCTTTTGAGGGCAAAGGCTTCGTAGACCTCGGCGACTTGGCCAGATCCTTGGAAATGCAGACTAACGGTCTGCGCAATCTCGCAGCCAATCTGCTTGGATTCCGTATCTCCAAGGGTGTACAATGCTCCAACTGGGGCCGCAAGGAATTGACCCCGCAGCAGATAACCTATGCTGCTACAGATGCTTGGGTAAGCCGTGAGATTTACCTGAAATTTCAGGATCTCGGGGTCCTTTAA
- a CDS encoding peptide chain release factor 3: MSQNIDPNIKKEVERRRTFGIISHPDAGKTTLTEKLLLYGGAIQMAGTVKSRKAARHATSDWMAMEQERGISVTTSVMKFNYHDYEVNLLDTPGHQDFSEDTYRVLTAVDSALMVIDCAKGVEVQTKKLMEVCRMRDTPIITFINKLDREGIDPFDLLQDIEETLNIECAPLSWPIGMGSDFKGTYNIHKGELHLFSAVHGGGIQKGEVIKDLSDPRLDELLGDQADSLREELELLEGAGYPFDKERYLAGKQTPVFFGSAINNFGVQEMLDSFVELAPHPKPRATTTREVSPFESEFSAVAFKIQANMDPAHRDRIAFMRICSGKFKRGMKVRHHRIGKDVQIANATIFMAQDRTGVEEAYPGDIIGVHNHGTIKIGDTFTGTKEELKFTGIPNFAPEHFRRVILRDPLKSKQLDKGLHQLAEEGAVQLFKPLGNNDKILGAVGLLQFDVIMSRLKDEYGVAALYEPVEYHTARWIGSDEQKEIDGIKKRYPRFVALDGDDNLTFLAPSQWRLQQAEEEWPKINFNKTREHQ; the protein is encoded by the coding sequence ATGTCCCAGAATATAGATCCCAATATCAAAAAAGAAGTAGAACGCCGCCGTACATTCGGTATCATCAGTCACCCTGATGCCGGTAAAACCACCCTGACCGAAAAACTCCTCCTCTACGGTGGAGCAATTCAGATGGCGGGAACAGTTAAATCCCGTAAAGCCGCCCGCCATGCCACATCCGACTGGATGGCAATGGAACAGGAGCGTGGTATTTCCGTAACCACCTCGGTTATGAAGTTTAACTACCATGACTACGAGGTGAACCTGCTGGACACCCCCGGTCACCAGGACTTTTCCGAAGATACCTACCGCGTGCTCACCGCTGTAGACTCAGCGCTAATGGTCATCGACTGCGCCAAGGGTGTTGAGGTTCAGACCAAGAAGCTGATGGAAGTCTGCCGTATGCGCGACACACCCATCATCACCTTCATCAACAAGCTGGACCGCGAAGGTATCGATCCTTTCGATCTCCTACAGGACATCGAAGAGACCCTGAACATCGAGTGTGCGCCTCTTAGCTGGCCCATCGGTATGGGGTCCGACTTCAAAGGAACTTACAACATCCACAAAGGCGAACTGCACCTTTTCTCCGCCGTTCACGGCGGCGGTATTCAGAAAGGAGAGGTAATCAAAGACCTTTCCGATCCCCGCCTTGACGAGCTGCTCGGCGATCAGGCTGACTCCCTCCGTGAAGAGCTGGAACTGCTTGAAGGAGCAGGCTACCCCTTTGATAAGGAACGCTATCTGGCAGGTAAGCAGACCCCGGTATTCTTCGGCAGTGCCATCAACAACTTCGGTGTTCAGGAGATGCTGGATTCCTTTGTAGAACTTGCCCCGCATCCCAAACCGCGAGCAACCACAACCCGCGAAGTTTCGCCCTTTGAATCCGAATTTTCTGCTGTGGCCTTTAAAATTCAGGCCAACATGGACCCCGCTCACCGTGACCGCATCGCTTTCATGCGCATCTGTTCCGGTAAATTCAAACGCGGCATGAAAGTCCGCCACCACCGCATCGGCAAAGATGTACAGATCGCCAACGCCACTATTTTCATGGCTCAGGACAGAACCGGTGTTGAAGAAGCTTATCCCGGAGACATCATCGGGGTTCATAACCACGGAACCATCAAGATCGGAGATACCTTCACCGGGACCAAGGAAGAACTGAAGTTCACCGGAATTCCCAACTTCGCCCCTGAACATTTCCGCCGTGTTATCCTTAGGGACCCGCTCAAGAGCAAGCAGCTCGACAAGGGTCTACACCAATTAGCCGAAGAAGGTGCTGTACAGCTCTTCAAACCGCTGGGTAACAACGATAAGATTCTCGGTGCAGTCGGCCTGCTCCAGTTCGATGTGATTATGTCCCGCCTTAAAGATGAATACGGTGTAGCCGCTCTCTACGAACCGGTTGAATACCACACCGCCCGCTGGATCGGCAGTGACGAACAGAAAGAAATCGACGGGATCAAGAAGCGTTACCCGCGTTTTGTTGCCCTTGACGGTGACGACAACCTGACCTTCCTCGCTCCCAGCCAGTGGCGTTTACAGCAGGCTGAAGAAGAATGGCCTAAAATCAATTTTAACAAGACCCGCGAGCATCAATAG